A single region of the Mugil cephalus isolate CIBA_MC_2020 chromosome 4, CIBA_Mcephalus_1.1, whole genome shotgun sequence genome encodes:
- the prr13 gene encoding proline rich 13, which produces MWPNQGPPPPVGPPNPAYPPGYNPAYPAVPPPGAFPQPPPPGHPPGQYPAGMNPAMGAMPYGTPGLHPYPTAPGGYPAVPPAGVPPGPYPHSPKGCNKKGHHKGHHHHHHHGGVNPMMPGMAGIGVGLVGHKAHKKMKKKMKKAHKAHKHGHHKHGKSSSSSSSSSSSSDSD; this is translated from the exons ATGTGGCCAAATCAAG gtcctcctcctccagtagGGCCGCCAAACCCTGCGTATCCCCCTGGCTACAACCCTGCATATCCTGCTGTCCCTCCACCAGGAGCCTTcccccaacctcctcctccaggacatCCACCTGGCCAGTACCCAGCAGGCATGAACCCAGCCATGGGGGCTATGCCTTATGGAACTCCGGGCCTTCATCCTTATCCCACGGCTCCCGGTGGATATCCAGCAGTCCCTCCTGCAGGAGTTCCCCCAGGTCCATACCCTCACTCACCAAAAGGGTGTAACAAGAAGGGCCACCACAAaggtcatcatcatcatcatcatcatggagGGGTAAATCCCATGATGCCAGGAATGGCGGGAATCGGAGTGGGGTTAGTCGGACACAAAGCCcacaaaaagatgaagaagaagatgaagaaagcaCATAAAGCACACAAGCATGGACACCACAAACATGGCAAG